The Halogranum gelatinilyticum genome includes a window with the following:
- a CDS encoding desampylase: MTSSKLVLSPAVRSALFSHARSGVADGPREVCGVLAGNRGDDIEHVTEHHRIANVAENPRTAYELGPAETLATIEDVEARGLDVVGFYHSHPESPAQPSATDRAQATWVGYVYCIVSPSQDTIRAWHWTGEEFEPLDVVDGK; encoded by the coding sequence CTCGTTCTCTCTCCCGCCGTTCGCTCGGCACTCTTCTCTCACGCCCGTTCGGGCGTTGCCGACGGTCCGAGAGAGGTCTGTGGCGTCCTCGCCGGCAACCGTGGCGACGACATCGAACACGTGACCGAACACCACCGGATCGCGAACGTCGCCGAGAATCCACGGACGGCTTACGAACTCGGCCCCGCGGAGACGCTGGCCACTATCGAAGACGTCGAAGCACGTGGACTCGACGTCGTCGGCTTCTATCACTCCCATCCCGAGAGTCCCGCACAGCCGAGCGCGACGGACCGAGCACAGGCGACGTGGGTCGGCTACGTCTACTGTATCGTCTCGCCGAGCCAGGACACGATTCGCGCATGGCACTGGACGGGCGAGGAGTTCGAGCCACTGGACGTCGTCGACGGTAAGTGA